A region of Myxococcus stipitatus DSM 14675 DNA encodes the following proteins:
- a CDS encoding ABC transporter ATP-binding protein translates to MELRLEGVSKTYPNGTRALHDVTLTIPRGMFGLLGPNGAGKSTLMRSIATLQEVDAGSMTFDGIDIRKDKDRLRDVLGFLPQDFGVYPKVTAWDMLDHLAQLKGLSQRRSRHDAVKALLTKVNLWEHRDRRLGGFSGGMKQRFGIAQALLGDPKLLIVDEPTAGLDPAERFRFHNLLAEISADIVVLLSTHIVSDVADLCQNMAVLAQGRVVTSGHPLRLVEELKERVWKRFVTKQEELDALTQSLTVIAVRRVAGQRLVHVHAESAPEGFELANPDLEDVYFHALSRASKAA, encoded by the coding sequence ATGGAGCTCAGACTCGAAGGCGTGTCCAAGACGTACCCCAACGGCACGCGAGCGCTTCACGACGTCACCCTCACCATTCCACGAGGCATGTTCGGGCTGCTCGGTCCCAACGGCGCCGGGAAGTCGACACTCATGCGCAGCATCGCCACGCTGCAAGAGGTCGATGCCGGAAGCATGACTTTCGACGGGATTGACATCCGCAAGGACAAGGACCGGCTGCGCGACGTGCTCGGCTTCCTGCCCCAGGACTTCGGCGTCTATCCCAAGGTGACGGCGTGGGACATGCTCGACCACCTCGCGCAGCTCAAGGGCCTGTCGCAGCGCCGCTCGCGGCATGACGCGGTGAAGGCGCTGCTCACCAAGGTGAACCTCTGGGAGCACCGCGACCGCAGGCTCGGTGGGTTCTCCGGCGGCATGAAGCAGCGCTTCGGCATCGCCCAGGCGCTCCTGGGAGACCCCAAGCTGCTCATCGTCGACGAGCCCACCGCGGGCCTGGACCCCGCCGAGCGCTTCCGCTTCCACAACCTGCTCGCCGAAATCAGCGCGGACATCGTGGTGCTGCTGTCCACGCACATCGTCTCGGACGTGGCGGACCTCTGCCAGAACATGGCCGTCCTCGCGCAGGGCCGCGTCGTCACCAGCGGCCATCCCCTGCGCCTGGTGGAGGAGCTGAAGGAGCGCGTCTGGAAGCGCTTCGTCACGAAGCAGGAGGAGCTGGACGCGCTGACCCAGAGCCTGACGGTCATCGCCGTGCGCCGCGTGGCGGGACAGCGCCTGGTGCACGTCCACGCGGAGAGCGCCCCCGAGGGCTTCGAGCTCGCCAACCCCGACCTGGAGGACGTCTACTTCCACGCGCTCAGCCGCGCGTCGAAGGCGGCGTAG
- a CDS encoding methylmalonyl-CoA mutase family protein, with protein MSQVPLHIAAEFPPRSLEEWRRLVDKDLKGKPFTSLQSPLEGGLGLQPLYVQQEEAPTPPPPGVAPYLRGTQALGHTEGGWLLCQEYSEPDLAHAAQALKTDLERGTQGVWLCLGESQGIPVKDEAALAKLLADVPLARTPVHLESEAEQLTAASLLLTVAAKAGVAKSALSGSLGIDPLGIVARAGSLPHGASASMLLEEVAALVTVLRESSPELRVMLVSTRAYADAGATSVHELAWAIATGVEYLRGLERAGVSPDVAARSVQFALSVGGQFFPEIAKLRAARLLWAKVVAASGGSAEAQAMRLHARTATANKTQRDPWVNILRTTAESFAAVVAGADSISTSPFDEALGTPDEGARRLARNTQLILRDESSLNRVADPSGGSYYLEQLTSDFARAAWEELRRIEGLGGMEQALAQGDIARVLAETRTARDKAVRTRKQPIVGVSEYPFLGEAPVRREARAPVAASAGLRPTRVAESFEALRDASDRYLAAHGHRPSAFLASLGTVAEHTARSTWVANALGAGGIESKEQHGFADPAATVAAFAGSGAPLAVISGPDALYPEWVPALATQLKAQGARAVAVAGRPGEHEAAFRAAGVDLFIYAGADLVALLTSLHTQLGVA; from the coding sequence ATGTCGCAAGTGCCTCTTCACATCGCCGCCGAGTTCCCGCCTCGCTCGCTCGAGGAGTGGCGTCGGCTGGTGGACAAGGACCTGAAGGGAAAGCCCTTCACCTCGCTCCAGTCGCCCCTGGAGGGCGGACTGGGCCTCCAGCCGCTCTACGTCCAGCAGGAGGAGGCTCCCACGCCCCCGCCTCCCGGCGTCGCCCCCTACCTGCGAGGCACCCAGGCCCTGGGCCACACCGAGGGTGGCTGGCTGCTCTGCCAGGAGTACTCCGAGCCCGACCTCGCCCACGCGGCCCAGGCCCTGAAGACCGACCTGGAGCGCGGCACGCAGGGCGTGTGGCTGTGCCTGGGTGAGTCCCAGGGCATCCCCGTGAAGGACGAGGCCGCGCTGGCGAAGCTGCTCGCGGACGTCCCCCTGGCCCGCACGCCCGTGCACCTGGAGTCCGAGGCGGAGCAGCTCACCGCGGCGTCCCTGCTGCTGACCGTGGCCGCGAAGGCCGGCGTCGCGAAGAGCGCGTTGAGCGGCTCGCTGGGAATCGACCCGCTGGGCATCGTCGCCCGCGCGGGCTCGCTGCCGCACGGCGCCTCGGCCTCGATGCTGCTCGAGGAGGTGGCGGCGCTCGTCACCGTGTTGCGGGAGAGTTCGCCAGAGCTGCGGGTGATGCTCGTCTCCACGCGCGCCTACGCGGACGCGGGCGCCACGTCGGTGCACGAGCTGGCGTGGGCCATCGCCACGGGTGTGGAGTACCTGCGCGGCCTGGAGCGCGCGGGCGTGTCCCCGGATGTGGCGGCGCGCTCGGTGCAGTTCGCGCTGTCCGTCGGCGGGCAGTTCTTCCCGGAGATCGCCAAGCTGCGCGCGGCGCGGCTGCTCTGGGCCAAGGTCGTCGCGGCGTCGGGCGGCTCCGCCGAGGCACAGGCCATGCGGCTGCACGCGCGCACGGCCACCGCCAACAAGACGCAGCGAGACCCGTGGGTCAACATCCTGCGGACGACCGCGGAGTCCTTCGCCGCCGTCGTCGCGGGCGCGGACAGCATCAGCACCTCGCCCTTCGACGAGGCGCTGGGCACTCCGGACGAGGGCGCGCGCAGGCTCGCGCGCAACACGCAGCTCATCCTGCGCGACGAGTCGAGCCTCAACCGCGTCGCGGACCCGAGCGGCGGCAGCTACTACCTGGAGCAGCTCACGTCCGACTTCGCCCGCGCGGCGTGGGAGGAGTTGCGGCGCATCGAGGGCCTGGGCGGAATGGAGCAGGCGCTGGCGCAAGGCGACATCGCCCGGGTGCTCGCGGAGACGCGCACGGCACGCGACAAGGCGGTGCGCACGCGCAAGCAGCCCATCGTCGGCGTGAGCGAGTACCCCTTCCTCGGCGAGGCCCCCGTGCGTCGCGAGGCACGCGCCCCCGTGGCCGCGAGCGCCGGCCTGCGGCCCACGCGGGTGGCCGAGTCGTTCGAGGCCCTGCGCGACGCGAGCGACCGCTACCTCGCCGCGCACGGGCATCGCCCCAGCGCGTTCCTCGCGAGCCTGGGCACCGTGGCGGAGCACACCGCGCGCTCCACCTGGGTGGCCAACGCGCTGGGCGCGGGAGGCATCGAGTCGAAGGAGCAGCACGGCTTCGCGGACCCCGCCGCCACGGTGGCGGCCTTCGCCGGGTCGGGCGCGCCGCTCGCGGTCATCTCCGGACCGGACGCGCTCTATCCCGAGTGGGTGCCGGCACTGGCCACGCAGCTCAAGGCCCAGGGAGCCCGCGCGGTCGCCGTCGCGGGCCGGCCGGGTGAGCACGAGGCCGCGTTCCGCGCGGCCGGAGTGGACCTCTTCATCTACGCGGGAGCGGACCTGGTCGCGCTCCTGACCTCGCTGCACACGCAGCTCGGAGTGGCCTGA
- the scpA gene encoding methylmalonyl-CoA mutase — translation MRTHVPDFSGIDFDAPETQAPASVVDTQRGRAQATTRDAERWDTPEGIPVKPVYTREDLADVEHLGSLPGLAPFVRGPYSTMYVQQPWTVRQYAGFSTAEASNAFYRRNLAAGQKGLSIAFDLATHRGYDSDHPRVAGDVGMAGVAIDSIKDMRILFDRIPLDQMSVSMTMNGAVLPILALYVVAAEEQGVRPEQLSGTIQNDILKEFMVRNTYIYPPGPSMRIIGDIFRFTAEKMPRFNSISISGYHMQEAGATQDLELGYTLADGVEYVRAGLAAGLDVDAFAPRLSFFWAIGMNFFMEVAKMRAARMIWARLLKGFKPKSDKSLALRTHSQTSGWSLTAQDVFNNVVRTCVEAMAATQGHTQSLHTNSLDEAIALPTDFSARIARNTQLYLQLESGTTRVIDPWGGSYYVERLTHELAQKAWGHIQEVEALGGMTKAIEAGLPKLRIEEAAARTQARIDSGRQAIIGVNKYPPERPDNIEILKVDNSAVREAQVARLKELRAERDAGEVRRRLDALTEAGRRNEGNLLALAIDAARAKATVGEISDALEKVFGRYEATVRSVSGVYSSEAGKDAQGITEARAAADSFLERFGRRPRILIAKMGQDGHDRGQKVIATAFADLGFDVDIGPLFQTPEESARQAVENDVHVVGASSLAAGHLTLVPQLKKALRDLGREDIMVVVGGVIPAQDYDELRAAGAAAIFGPGTVISKAALELLGKLAAAQEEA, via the coding sequence ATGCGCACCCACGTTCCCGACTTCTCCGGCATCGACTTCGATGCCCCCGAAACGCAGGCGCCCGCGTCCGTCGTCGACACCCAGCGCGGCCGAGCCCAGGCCACCACGCGCGACGCCGAGCGCTGGGATACGCCCGAGGGCATCCCCGTCAAGCCCGTCTACACGCGCGAGGACCTGGCGGACGTCGAGCACCTGGGCTCGCTGCCGGGCCTGGCGCCGTTCGTGCGGGGCCCCTACTCCACGATGTACGTGCAGCAGCCGTGGACGGTGCGGCAGTACGCGGGCTTCTCCACGGCGGAGGCGTCCAACGCGTTCTACCGGCGCAACCTCGCGGCCGGACAGAAGGGCCTGTCCATCGCCTTCGACCTCGCCACGCACCGGGGCTACGACAGCGACCATCCTCGCGTCGCGGGTGACGTGGGCATGGCGGGCGTGGCCATCGACTCCATCAAGGACATGCGCATCCTGTTCGACCGCATCCCGCTCGACCAGATGAGCGTGTCGATGACGATGAACGGCGCGGTGCTCCCCATCCTCGCGCTCTACGTCGTAGCGGCCGAGGAGCAAGGCGTCCGGCCCGAACAGCTCAGCGGGACCATCCAGAACGACATCCTCAAGGAGTTCATGGTCCGCAACACGTACATCTACCCGCCGGGCCCGTCGATGCGCATCATCGGCGACATCTTCCGCTTCACGGCGGAGAAGATGCCGCGCTTCAACAGCATCAGCATCAGCGGCTACCACATGCAGGAAGCCGGAGCGACGCAGGACCTGGAGCTCGGCTACACGCTGGCGGACGGTGTGGAGTACGTGCGCGCGGGGCTGGCGGCGGGGCTGGACGTGGATGCCTTCGCGCCCCGCCTATCGTTCTTCTGGGCCATCGGCATGAACTTCTTCATGGAGGTGGCGAAGATGCGCGCGGCCCGGATGATCTGGGCCCGGCTGCTCAAGGGCTTCAAGCCCAAGAGCGACAAGAGCCTGGCGCTGCGCACCCACTCGCAGACCTCCGGCTGGAGCCTCACCGCGCAGGACGTGTTCAACAACGTGGTGCGCACGTGCGTGGAGGCGATGGCCGCCACCCAGGGCCACACGCAGAGCCTGCACACCAACTCGCTCGATGAGGCCATCGCGCTGCCCACCGACTTCAGCGCGCGCATCGCCCGCAACACGCAGCTCTACCTGCAGCTCGAGAGCGGCACGACGCGGGTCATCGACCCGTGGGGCGGCAGCTACTACGTGGAGCGGCTCACCCACGAGCTGGCGCAGAAGGCCTGGGGACACATCCAGGAAGTGGAAGCCCTGGGCGGAATGACCAAGGCCATCGAGGCGGGGCTGCCCAAGCTGCGCATCGAGGAGGCCGCCGCTCGCACGCAGGCGCGCATCGACTCCGGACGACAGGCCATCATCGGCGTGAACAAGTACCCGCCCGAGCGCCCGGACAACATCGAGATCCTCAAGGTGGACAACTCCGCCGTGCGCGAGGCACAGGTCGCCAGGCTCAAGGAGCTGCGCGCGGAGCGTGACGCGGGAGAGGTCCGCCGCCGCCTGGACGCGCTCACCGAGGCGGGCCGCCGCAACGAGGGCAACCTGCTGGCGCTGGCCATCGACGCCGCGCGCGCGAAGGCCACGGTGGGAGAGATCAGCGACGCGCTCGAGAAGGTCTTCGGGCGCTACGAAGCGACGGTGAGGAGCGTGTCCGGCGTGTACTCGAGCGAAGCGGGCAAGGACGCCCAGGGCATCACCGAGGCGCGCGCCGCGGCGGACTCCTTCCTGGAGCGCTTCGGCCGCCGGCCTCGCATCCTCATCGCGAAGATGGGCCAGGACGGGCACGACCGAGGACAGAAGGTCATCGCCACGGCCTTCGCGGACCTGGGCTTCGACGTGGACATCGGCCCCCTGTTCCAGACGCCCGAGGAGTCCGCTCGGCAGGCGGTGGAGAACGACGTGCATGTCGTCGGCGCCAGCTCGCTGGCGGCGGGCCACCTCACCCTGGTGCCGCAGCTCAAGAAGGCGCTGCGCGACCTGGGCCGCGAGGACATCATGGTCGTCGTGGGCGGCGTCATCCCCGCGCAGGACTACGACGAGCTGCGCGCGGCCGGCGCCGCCGCCATCTTCGGCCCGGGCACCGTCATCTCGAAGGCGGCGCTGGAGTTGCTGGGGAAGCTGGCGGCCGCGCAGGAGGAGGCGTGA
- a CDS encoding ankyrin repeat domain-containing protein, producing the protein MTNEQLELTNLLRNVKSHHYIEAFVRKGNEAEYQTRLAEERAQNEVTLGKIRALLATGVSLSFADQNHHTPLQLAVTQNSVELVQLLMEYGADIRAAVGYDTPLHRAAEFGADRVVRFLVEQGLDPRGLSPGGASVLSRARSSRHSREVPALLVEMLLPTKSQRPPPPKKAKGLSEEKVVGYLSGEVPSGVKPWSWAKLRGLMDAVFVETHFVTLKDFHAGIEEQSAMNPDLVFAGIGLVQATLAEAPKAKSVKKVAKESYVHHGDLEVTGNLSVVSMMVTGNLTVKGKVDNFVGAGLFVGGDFKCESFLSEGPVIIGGSLDAELVRVRGNDYGLEVRGTLQARKLVVEHKHVVTAARFEVQEREDP; encoded by the coding sequence ATGACGAACGAACAGCTCGAGCTGACGAACCTCCTCCGCAACGTCAAGAGCCACCACTACATCGAGGCCTTCGTCAGGAAGGGGAACGAGGCCGAGTACCAGACGCGGCTCGCCGAGGAGCGCGCGCAGAACGAGGTGACGCTCGGGAAGATTCGCGCGCTGCTCGCCACGGGCGTGAGCCTGTCCTTCGCCGACCAGAACCACCACACGCCGCTGCAGCTCGCCGTCACGCAGAACAGCGTCGAGCTGGTCCAGCTCTTGATGGAGTACGGCGCGGACATCCGTGCCGCCGTCGGCTACGACACGCCGCTGCATCGCGCGGCGGAGTTCGGCGCGGACCGCGTGGTGCGGTTCCTCGTCGAGCAGGGCCTGGACCCGCGGGGACTGTCTCCGGGAGGTGCGAGTGTCCTCTCCCGGGCGCGCTCCTCGCGGCACAGCCGGGAGGTTCCGGCGCTCCTCGTGGAGATGCTCCTCCCCACCAAGTCCCAGCGGCCGCCTCCACCCAAGAAGGCCAAGGGTCTGTCGGAGGAGAAGGTCGTCGGCTACCTCTCGGGCGAAGTCCCCTCGGGTGTGAAGCCGTGGTCCTGGGCGAAGCTGCGCGGCCTGATGGATGCGGTGTTCGTGGAGACACACTTCGTCACGCTCAAGGACTTCCATGCGGGAATCGAGGAGCAGTCCGCGATGAACCCGGACCTCGTCTTCGCGGGCATCGGCCTGGTCCAGGCCACGCTCGCCGAGGCCCCCAAGGCCAAGAGCGTGAAGAAGGTCGCGAAGGAGAGCTACGTCCACCACGGGGACCTGGAGGTGACGGGCAACCTGAGCGTGGTCTCGATGATGGTGACGGGGAACCTGACCGTGAAGGGCAAGGTCGATAACTTCGTGGGCGCCGGGCTCTTCGTCGGAGGCGACTTCAAGTGCGAGAGCTTCCTCTCGGAGGGGCCGGTCATCATCGGAGGCAGCCTGGACGCGGAGCTCGTCAGGGTGCGAGGCAACGACTACGGGCTCGAGGTCCGTGGGACGCTCCAGGCTCGCAAGCTCGTGGTCGAACACAAGCACGTGGTCACCGCGGCGCGGTTCGAGGTCCAGGAGCGCGAGGACCCTTGA
- a CDS encoding DUF2378 family protein has product MPTEVTVQSTLFESLVRCAKPDAAQRAEFLALGFDVDKPRATYPSSVFMGCQAVVLRTKYAGLAPNTAFRELGRDLVRSYFDTLVGKVVGMALKVAGPERAMKRVALSFSSVMDPVDIQVEFMAAQQYRVRFRGYPFPAESAAGTCEVALQQAGAASARVEVERYDSLEGFDLRVGW; this is encoded by the coding sequence ATGCCGACTGAAGTCACTGTGCAGTCCACGTTGTTCGAGTCCCTCGTTCGCTGCGCAAAGCCCGACGCGGCCCAGCGCGCCGAGTTCCTCGCGCTGGGATTCGACGTGGACAAGCCACGCGCCACCTATCCCTCCTCGGTGTTCATGGGCTGTCAGGCGGTGGTGCTCCGCACGAAGTACGCGGGGCTGGCACCGAACACCGCCTTCCGCGAGCTGGGGCGGGACCTGGTGCGCAGCTACTTCGACACGTTGGTGGGCAAGGTGGTGGGCATGGCCCTCAAGGTGGCGGGCCCGGAGCGCGCGATGAAGCGCGTGGCGCTCAGCTTCAGCTCGGTGATGGACCCGGTGGACATCCAGGTGGAGTTCATGGCCGCGCAGCAGTACCGCGTGAGGTTCCGCGGCTACCCGTTCCCCGCGGAGTCCGCCGCGGGGACGTGTGAGGTGGCCCTCCAGCAGGCGGGCGCCGCGAGTGCCCGCGTGGAGGTGGAGCGCTACGACTCTCTCGAGGGCTTCGACCTGCGCGTCGGCTGGTGA
- a CDS encoding ABC transporter permease/M1 family aminopeptidase translates to MLSALATFELRRRVKMISTWVYAAILSGASLLLMLALGGAFKSVSASSGSEKVFANSPHTLFASINVFSLFGLLIVAAVFGQAAYQDFGHKTWMLVFTKNVKKTPYLLGRFLGAYVFSAVLMLALIPGLLFGAAGVWLIDKTQLAPHQTLAYLWPYLLGVWPTLFFGGAVFFSLAALTRRMAPVYVGVVVLVLGYLVLSAAMSDVANQTLASLLDPFGFITFDHATRYWTPTERNSDLLPFAGAMLFNRLLWCTVGALLLGFTVLRFRTDVEEHSDSKPAQKDEHIAAPVAVSTAATNPTFGSWARTAAASAWLSFRDVIRSPVYWAFVVAGLATVILIMLVSKDMYGTFTLPVTWQALEQASGAFRPFVLILITFYAGELVWKERDAGLGDIVDATRAPTWVGYSSKLGALLLVALSLKATIALAVFVTQVFRGFFAIDASLYVSELLLLDFTHDVLLCVLAFFAQVVIHHKYLAYLVMVLYFAAQAALGLFGVEELLVRYAAEPSAPYSDLNGYGHLLGAIVWYRIYWYSLATLLVAVGALLVVRGRGTAWKERLVEARARRTSGWKRVAAVATLVFVGTGAFIAYHTRILNPYVTRKDDERQMARYEKEYKSFATLPHPRVIAVDVTFHIHPKERRLEALGTYRVRNKTEQPVSQVLLSLPTDARVRKLSLAGVDRSTKHDEPLGLYVYALPTPLAPGAEADLVFDLEFAPASLKHGSTRTDIVENGTFFHSTNLPTLGYQEDAELVEDGDRKEYGLAPKERLPDRDDPKAKAENYITPDSDFVTFRATVSTSADQIAVAPGYLEKEWTEGDRRFFRYEMDQPILKFYSVLSARYAVARDTWKNVALEIYHHPPHTYNLDRMMRGMKDTLAYCSDSFGPYQHRQARILEFPRYNVFAQAFPNTIPYSEAIGFIAHVRDDHPDDLDYPYYVTAHEIAHQWWAHQVVGARAQGGTMTSETLAQYSALMVMKHRYGQTKMKRFLKFELDRYLAGRAMERKKEVPLSRVENQPYIHYQKGSLAMYALQDFIGEERVNRALKRYVEKVRFQGPPYTGSSELLGFLREETPPEYQYLIEDLFDTITLYDNRVVSASMRQNAQGGWDVTLKVIAKKYRSDESGRQTELTFSDWMDVGALDDKGDALFLEKRKVNAGESELTFTVPSKPAVVGVDPLNKLIDRTSNDNVTEPSEAPALALGTPTQP, encoded by the coding sequence ATGCTCAGCGCACTCGCGACCTTCGAGCTGCGGCGCCGGGTCAAGATGATCTCGACCTGGGTCTATGCCGCCATCCTATCGGGCGCCAGCCTCCTGCTCATGCTGGCACTGGGCGGTGCCTTCAAGAGCGTCTCCGCGAGCTCCGGCTCCGAGAAGGTTTTCGCCAACAGCCCGCACACGCTCTTCGCCTCCATCAACGTCTTCTCCCTCTTCGGCCTGCTCATCGTGGCGGCCGTCTTCGGCCAGGCGGCCTACCAGGACTTCGGACACAAGACCTGGATGCTCGTCTTCACGAAGAACGTGAAGAAGACGCCATATCTGCTGGGCCGGTTCCTGGGGGCCTACGTCTTCAGCGCCGTGCTCATGCTGGCGCTGATTCCCGGCCTCCTATTCGGCGCCGCGGGCGTGTGGCTCATCGACAAGACGCAGCTGGCGCCCCACCAGACGCTCGCGTACCTGTGGCCTTATCTGTTGGGCGTCTGGCCCACGCTGTTCTTCGGGGGAGCGGTGTTCTTCTCCCTCGCCGCGCTCACGCGCCGCATGGCCCCCGTCTACGTGGGCGTGGTGGTGCTGGTGCTCGGATATCTGGTGCTCAGCGCCGCCATGTCGGACGTGGCGAACCAGACCCTGGCCTCGCTCCTGGACCCGTTCGGCTTCATCACCTTCGACCACGCGACCCGGTACTGGACCCCCACCGAACGCAACAGCGACCTCCTCCCCTTCGCCGGAGCGATGCTGTTCAACCGGCTCCTCTGGTGCACGGTCGGCGCGCTGCTGCTGGGCTTCACCGTGCTCCGGTTCCGCACCGACGTGGAGGAGCACTCGGACAGCAAGCCGGCCCAGAAGGACGAGCACATCGCCGCGCCCGTCGCCGTCTCCACCGCCGCGACGAACCCCACCTTCGGAAGCTGGGCACGCACGGCCGCCGCCTCCGCGTGGCTGTCCTTCCGGGACGTGATCCGCTCGCCCGTGTACTGGGCCTTCGTCGTGGCGGGGCTCGCCACCGTCATCCTCATCATGCTGGTGTCGAAGGACATGTACGGGACCTTCACCCTGCCGGTGACGTGGCAGGCGCTGGAGCAGGCCTCGGGGGCCTTCCGTCCCTTCGTCCTCATCCTCATCACCTTCTACGCGGGTGAGCTGGTGTGGAAGGAGCGCGACGCGGGACTGGGCGACATCGTGGACGCGACTCGCGCGCCCACGTGGGTGGGCTACTCCTCGAAGCTGGGGGCGCTGCTGCTCGTGGCGCTCTCGCTCAAGGCCACCATCGCGCTCGCCGTGTTCGTCACGCAGGTGTTCCGAGGCTTCTTCGCCATCGACGCCTCGCTGTACGTCTCCGAGCTCCTGCTGCTCGACTTCACCCACGACGTGCTGCTGTGCGTGCTGGCGTTCTTCGCGCAGGTCGTCATCCACCACAAGTACCTCGCGTACCTGGTGATGGTGCTCTACTTCGCCGCGCAGGCCGCGTTGGGTCTGTTCGGGGTGGAGGAGCTGCTCGTGCGCTACGCGGCCGAGCCCTCCGCGCCCTACTCGGACTTGAACGGGTATGGCCACCTCCTGGGCGCCATCGTCTGGTACCGCATCTACTGGTACAGCCTGGCCACCCTCCTGGTCGCCGTGGGCGCGCTGCTCGTCGTCCGGGGACGCGGGACCGCGTGGAAGGAGCGACTCGTCGAGGCACGCGCGCGGCGCACCTCGGGCTGGAAGCGCGTCGCTGCCGTGGCCACACTCGTCTTCGTGGGAACGGGCGCGTTCATCGCGTACCACACGCGCATCCTCAATCCGTACGTCACCCGGAAGGATGACGAGCGGCAGATGGCTCGCTACGAGAAGGAGTACAAGTCCTTCGCCACCCTGCCCCATCCGCGAGTCATCGCGGTGGACGTCACGTTCCACATCCACCCGAAGGAGCGCCGGCTGGAGGCCCTGGGCACCTATCGCGTCCGCAACAAGACCGAGCAGCCCGTGTCCCAGGTCCTCCTGTCACTGCCCACCGACGCGCGCGTGCGCAAGCTGTCCCTCGCGGGCGTGGACCGGTCGACGAAGCACGACGAGCCCTTGGGCCTGTACGTCTATGCGCTCCCCACCCCGCTGGCACCGGGCGCCGAGGCGGACCTCGTCTTCGACCTGGAGTTCGCTCCGGCCTCGCTGAAGCACGGCTCCACGCGCACGGACATCGTCGAGAACGGCACGTTCTTCCACAGCACCAACCTGCCCACGCTGGGCTACCAGGAGGACGCGGAGCTGGTCGAGGACGGCGACCGCAAGGAGTACGGACTCGCGCCGAAGGAGCGGCTCCCGGACCGGGACGACCCGAAGGCGAAGGCCGAGAACTACATCACCCCGGACTCGGACTTCGTCACGTTCCGGGCCACGGTGAGCACGTCCGCGGACCAGATCGCCGTGGCACCGGGCTACCTCGAGAAGGAGTGGACCGAGGGAGACCGGCGCTTCTTCCGCTACGAGATGGACCAGCCCATCCTCAAGTTCTACTCCGTGCTGTCCGCGCGCTACGCCGTGGCGCGAGACACCTGGAAGAACGTGGCGCTGGAGATCTACCACCACCCTCCGCACACCTATAACCTGGACCGGATGATGCGCGGCATGAAGGACACGCTGGCGTATTGCTCGGACAGCTTCGGCCCCTACCAGCACCGCCAGGCCCGCATCCTCGAGTTCCCCCGCTACAACGTCTTCGCGCAGGCCTTCCCCAATACGATTCCGTACTCGGAGGCCATCGGCTTCATCGCCCACGTGCGCGATGACCACCCCGATGACCTGGACTACCCCTACTACGTCACCGCGCACGAGATTGCCCACCAGTGGTGGGCCCACCAGGTGGTGGGCGCACGCGCGCAGGGCGGCACCATGACGTCGGAGACGCTGGCCCAGTACTCCGCGCTCATGGTGATGAAGCACCGGTATGGCCAGACGAAGATGAAGCGCTTCCTCAAGTTCGAGCTGGACCGCTACCTCGCCGGCCGCGCCATGGAGCGGAAGAAGGAAGTGCCGCTGTCTCGCGTGGAGAACCAGCCCTACATCCACTACCAGAAGGGCAGCCTCGCCATGTACGCGCTGCAGGACTTCATCGGCGAGGAGCGCGTCAACCGCGCCTTGAAGCGCTACGTGGAGAAGGTCCGCTTCCAGGGGCCTCCGTACACGGGCTCCTCGGAGCTGCTGGGCTTCCTGCGCGAGGAGACGCCGCCGGAGTACCAGTACCTCATCGAAGACCTCTTCGACACCATCACCCTCTACGACAACCGCGTCGTGTCCGCTTCGATGCGGCAAAACGCGCAAGGGGGCTGGGACGTCACGCTCAAGGTCATCGCCAAGAAGTACCGGAGCGACGAGTCAGGCCGTCAGACGGAGCTGACCTTCTCGGATTGGATGGACGTGGGCGCGCTCGATGACAAGGGCGACGCGCTGTTCCTGGAGAAGCGCAAGGTGAACGCCGGGGAGTCGGAGCTCACCTTCACCGTGCCGTCGAAGCCCGCCGTCGTCGGTGTGGACCCGCTCAACAAGCTCATCGACCGGACGTCGAACGACAACGTGACGGAGCCCTCCGAGGCCCCCGCGCTCGCGCTCGGCACTCCCACGCAGCCCTGA